One Acetoanaerobium noterae genomic region harbors:
- the purN gene encoding phosphoribosylglycinamide formyltransferase: METSKDQMQKLKLAVLVSGSGTNLQSLIDAQKEGYFNSEIALVVSNKASAYGLTRAENAEIKALVIKSDKELLDTLLENEIDLIVLAGYLKVISPELINAYENKIINIHPSLLPEYGGHGMYGLHVHEKVFADKKDQTGATVHYVTAQVDEGPIIIQKKLRVDYDVIKSPEELQRAVLIIEHEILKEAIKIVET; this comes from the coding sequence ATGGAAACATCTAAAGACCAGATGCAAAAATTAAAGCTAGCAGTTTTAGTTTCTGGCTCAGGAACAAATCTTCAGTCTCTTATTGATGCCCAGAAGGAAGGCTACTTTAATTCTGAAATAGCACTAGTCGTATCAAATAAAGCCTCTGCCTATGGACTGACAAGAGCTGAAAATGCTGAGATAAAAGCGCTAGTTATAAAGTCAGATAAGGAGCTGCTAGATACTCTGCTAGAAAATGAAATCGACCTAATAGTACTAGCTGGATATCTAAAAGTAATCAGCCCAGAGCTTATAAATGCTTACGAAAATAAAATAATAAACATCCATCCATCCCTGCTTCCAGAATATGGAGGTCATGGGATGTATGGGCTACATGTTCACGAAAAAGTATTTGCTGACAAAAAAGACCAAACAGGAGCTACAGTGCACTATGTGACAGCTCAGGTAGATGAAGGACCGATTATAATTCAGAAAAAACTAAGAGTAGACTACGATGTAATTAAATCTCCTGAAGAGCTTCAGCGAGCAGTTCTTATAATTGAACATGAAATATTAAAAGAAGCTATCAAAATAGTTGAAACTTAA
- the purH gene encoding bifunctional phosphoribosylaminoimidazolecarboxamide formyltransferase/IMP cyclohydrolase, translated as MKALISVTDKTGIADFALGLEKFGYEIVSTGGTLKVLLDAGVKAISIDELTGFPEMLDGRVKTLHPKVHGGILHIRANETHVATVKEHGIDPIDMVVVNLYDFEGTLKSGKPHDEIVENIDIGGPSMIRSAAKNYKDVAVVTDPKDYEEILERLSNKTLDEAYKRKLAYKAFSLTGYYDAMIGRYFAGLENEIFPERTAIGLLKESSLRYGENPHQNAAVYEDAMTTSLMTGMTQLHGKELSFNNLNDLNTALELASEFEEPAVAVIKHATPCAAAIGGTIYEAFVRAYEADKVSIYGGIVAMNKEMDAETATAMDEIFLEIVAAPSYSEQALEILKKKKNLRILVINFNNKKSALDVKFTSGKVLIQETDNLNYEKLETVTTTAPTKAQLDDLKFAMIVCKHVKSNAIVIAKDGATVAISGGQTSRIWALQNAIRNNPDKDFTGCSLASDAFFPFDDCVTLSAEHGIAAIMQPGGAGRDQDSIDACNKSGIAMVFTGTRHFKH; from the coding sequence ATGAAGGCTCTAATAAGTGTAACTGACAAGACCGGAATTGCAGACTTTGCCCTTGGACTAGAAAAATTTGGCTATGAAATAGTATCTACTGGTGGAACTTTGAAAGTTTTACTAGACGCTGGAGTAAAAGCTATATCAATAGATGAGCTTACTGGATTTCCAGAAATGCTAGACGGAAGAGTGAAGACCCTTCACCCAAAGGTTCATGGAGGAATCCTACATATCAGAGCAAATGAAACCCATGTAGCTACAGTAAAAGAGCATGGAATCGACCCGATAGACATGGTAGTAGTAAACCTATACGACTTCGAAGGCACCCTAAAATCAGGCAAGCCTCACGATGAAATAGTAGAAAATATAGATATCGGCGGCCCATCTATGATTAGATCAGCTGCTAAAAACTATAAAGATGTAGCAGTAGTAACTGACCCAAAAGATTATGAAGAAATATTAGAAAGACTATCAAATAAAACCCTAGATGAAGCCTACAAAAGAAAACTAGCTTACAAAGCCTTCTCGCTTACTGGATACTACGATGCCATGATAGGCAGATATTTTGCTGGGCTAGAAAATGAAATCTTCCCAGAAAGAACAGCTATAGGCTTACTAAAGGAATCATCTCTTCGCTACGGAGAAAACCCTCACCAAAACGCAGCAGTTTATGAGGATGCTATGACTACTAGCCTTATGACAGGTATGACTCAGCTTCATGGCAAGGAGCTTTCATTTAACAACCTAAACGACCTAAACACTGCGCTAGAGCTAGCTAGTGAATTTGAAGAGCCAGCTGTAGCAGTAATCAAACATGCAACTCCGTGTGCAGCAGCTATAGGAGGCACTATCTATGAAGCCTTTGTAAGAGCTTATGAGGCCGACAAAGTTTCAATATATGGCGGAATAGTAGCTATGAACAAAGAAATGGATGCAGAAACGGCAACTGCCATGGATGAAATCTTCTTAGAAATAGTTGCCGCACCTTCATATAGTGAGCAGGCCCTAGAAATACTTAAGAAAAAGAAAAATCTAAGAATCTTAGTTATAAACTTTAACAATAAAAAATCAGCCCTTGATGTAAAATTCACTAGCGGAAAAGTATTAATCCAAGAAACAGACAATCTAAACTACGAAAAGCTAGAGACAGTTACAACTACTGCTCCTACTAAGGCTCAGCTAGATGATTTGAAATTTGCCATGATAGTATGTAAACATGTGAAATCTAATGCTATAGTAATAGCAAAGGATGGTGCAACGGTAGCTATCAGTGGTGGACAGACATCTAGAATCTGGGCACTTCAAAATGCAATCAGAAATAACCCAGACAAAGACTTTACAGGATGCAGTCTAGCATCTGATGCATTCTTCCCATTTGATGACTGTGTGACCTTGTCAGCAGAGCATGGCATAGCGGCTATCATGCAGCCAGGTGGAGCAGGAAGAGATCAAGATAGCATAGATGCCTGCAACAAATCAGGAATAGCCATGGTATTTACAGGAACTCGTCACTTTAAGCACTAG